GGCCATTGAATTTGCCAAATCCGCTCCCGGCAGAAAAACCCTCATTACCTCGCTTTATAAATTAATAGAAGGGTTAGAGGGAAAAACAGGAACATGGATTGTTAATGATTAATTCCGGGATTACAGCATTGTTCACTGCGAATTTCTCAGGGGAATGATTGCTTTAAACAAATTGATGGTGTATATTTGATAAAGAAATAAACAGTGAAAAATAATAGGTAATTGTAAAATTAAAAAACGTCGAACAACGGTTGCTTTGGGTGCAGTTTTCACAAACAATTTTGTAACGTGTCGGCGAACAATTCATCGAACTGTCCGCCGTACCGTGTAGAAATTGTTTCGTGAGAAACTGGGCCCAAAGCTCACGGCATTTTCGAAATTGCCTATTGGAAATAAATAATAGAGGTGAACCATGACACGCGTATCAAAAGATTTAAAACGCTATATTCCTTTTGTTGATTTTTTAGGCAAGACCTTAGGGGAAAATTACGAGGTTTTCCTGTACGATTTAAAGGGTCCGGAACATCCCATCGTTGCGATCGCCAATGGCCATTTAAGTGGACGAAAGGTGGGCTTTTTAATGAAGGATGTCATGATCAAAATGCTCAAAAAAGAACAGAAAAATAATGAAGATGCTGACGATTATCTGATTCGCCATGATGCCATTGGTCGTGATGGGCGGCGTTTTAAATCATCAACCAAGCTTATTCGTAATGATTTTGGGGAACCGATTGGAGCGCTTTGTGTCAATTTTAATCTGGAACCGATGATTGCAACTCAGGAATTTTTTGAAAGTATCGGAGCCGAAACAACAAACTTAAGAAATCTTGATGTGAACAAGGTGATTTTTGCCGGTGAAGTTTTTTCAGACGGCAACGCCGGCTCTTTGGAATCGATTTATGAACATTTTATCGACAAAAATCCCAATATTCAGCTTAACAAAGCGCATGATCGGCAAAAAATTGTGAGTGCTATGTATAAAGAAGGTTTCTTTCAGTTACGGGGAGCCGTATCTTTTTGTGCTGAAAAATTTGAAATCAGTGAGCCCAGCGTTTATCGTTATATTGCGCGGGCCAAAAGTGAACAGGATGAACTGGAAAATAATGAATAAACGTAAAGGAAATGATGAAAATGAAAGATGGATTTTATATTACTGATATCCCTAAAGTTAAAGATGGTGCAAATGTAAAAGCGTTTTTAAGTGTCGAAAAGGGGAGAAGTGTGATTGACTATCACCGCAGTTTTCCCGCATATCAGGAAACCCCATTGGCTGAGCTTAAAGAACTGGCCCAAAAACTGGGACTGGCAGGATTTTTCGTTAAAGATGAATCGTATCGTTTTGGTTTAAATGCTTTTAAGGTATTGGGGGGGAGCTACAGCATCGGTAGGTGGCTGGCCCAAAAACTCGAAATGAAGGAAACGGAGTTAACCTACAAAAAATTGACAGATCCCCAAACAAAAAAACAGCTTGGTGATTTGACATTTGTAACGGCAACCGATGGCAATCATGGTCGCGGTGTCGCCTGGACGGCTCGGGAATTAGGTCAACAATCAGTCATTTATATGCCGAAAGGGAGTGCCACAGAACGGCTCGAAAATATTCGGGCGGAAGGTGCAGAGGCATCGATTACGGATATGAACTACGATGAAGCGGTTCGTTTAGCTAACAAAATGGGTGAAGATAAAGGATGGATTATGGTTCAGGATACAGCTTGGGAAGGTTATCAGGAAATTCCCCGTTGGATTATGCAAGGGTATGCAACGATGGCTTTTGAAGCGATCGAGCAGCTTGGTCAGGTGGTCCCGACCCATGTCTTTTTGCAGGCCGGGGTAGGCAGTTTGGCTGGTGCTGTTTCAGGCTTATTGGCTAATTTTTACGGCGAAAGCAAACCAATCATTACCATTGTCGAACCAAATAAAGCCGATTGTATCTATCAAACAGCCGCCGCAAAGGATGGAAAACTCCATTTTGTTACCGGCGATATGGATACGATTATGGCTGGTTTAGCTTGTGGAGAACCAAATCAGATCGGTTGGGATGTCATTAGTGAATGTGATGAATTTGCGGTTTCCTGTCCGGATTGGGTGGCCGCAAAAGGGATGCGTGTCCTCGGGAACGCAGTCGGCAATGATCCTAAAGTTATTTCCGGTGAAAGCGGGGCAGTTACGGCAGGCTTTGTGGCAGCAGTAATGAGCCGTCCCGATCTAAAATGGTTAAAAGACGAATTAAAACTTGACGAAAACGCCAGGGTATTATGTTTTAGTACTGAAGGCGATACCGATCAGGAGCATTACCGAAAAATTGTTTGGGATGGCTTATATCCCAGTGACCGTGAAGCAACTGGAAATTATGACAAATAAATAACGTTCAGAAAAAAATTCCCCGCAGAAATTACTTCTCAGGGGAACTTTTTTTGAGCAGATCAATTTGTTTAATGGTACCTGTTGTCCCCGGAGCTTCTGCCAGACCGGCTGAAAGTGCCTGTTGCAAAAGTTCTTTAGCATCATCAGCAGAAACAAAAGACTCTGACAAGGTAACCGTAAAGAGACAATTTTCGGCCATGACATTGCTGCTGTCGCCGCCACAGATGGTTGTGAAGGTTGGCTTGCCGTTGGGCAATACGGTAAGGTGAGCATTAATCAATTGGATCGTTTCAGCCGCAGCAATGATGGCATCGGCCCCAAGCCAGGGAGTAGAACCGTGCACCCGAAGGCCCTGGATGGCGATTTCATAGGATAATATATTGATATCGGGAGCAGTATCGGTATCGGGAGCAGTACCGGTATCGGGAGCAATATCGGTATCGGGAGCAGTACCGGTATCGGGAGCAATATCGGTATCGGGAGCAATATCGGTATCGGGAGCAATATCGGTATTGAGAGCAGTATTGATATCGGGAGCGGTTAGTTTATTCATGAATATCCTTTCCTTTCGGGTTAAAAACAAGTTGCTTAGCCAGCCGTTTGGAAATTGCCGTAACCTCAAGAATGGAAGCGCAGTCCACCCATTCATTAGCAACATGAAGGGTACTGCCTTTGGGACCATAAGACATGGTGTTAGAATTTCCGGTCAGGGCGGCAACAACCGCACTATCGGTATAACCGGCAAAGACTTCAGCTTGTGGTTCTTGTCCGGTGATCTCGTGAACAACGGTTTGTAAGGTATGAAACAGAATCGAATTCTGGTTGGTTTCAATAAAGGGTTTTTGCGTGATAATGCGATAATCACCGTTAATTCCCGGATATTTTACCTCGGAATCTGTTATAATAGTTTCAATCAGGGCAATGGCTTTGTCCGGGGTAAGCGGCGGAGAAAGTCGCATATCCAGGGTTAAGGTGCAGTTGTTTAAAACGGTATCCGAGGCATCCTGACTGCTTATTTTTCCAAAGCAAACAGTGCTGGGTCCAAAACATTGGTCGAGCGGCAAAGCCTTGAGTTTAAGACGGATATTATGGATGGCTTGGGACATCGCTTGAATTGTATCGGAAACATCAGTGGGACTGGTGAATGTTAAATCAAAAAATATTTTTCCCTTATGCGCTTGCCAGATGACACCACCGGAAGGTTCATGGTCGAGAACGTAACTGTTGGCTGTAATATAGCCGCTGTTGACGGCCTGAAGGCTTCCTTGCATGTGGTCACCCTCTTCGTCGGCAGAGGCAATAAAAATATAATCCCGAATCGGTAGGATATTGTTATCTTTGGCATAGCGGACCGTATCGCGAAAGGCGATCATGCCAGCGGCAAGCCCGGATTTCATATCGGCGGAGCCGCGGCCGTAAAGTCGACCCTCCTTAAAGATAGGAACAAAAGGAGGTGTATCCCAGCCTTTTCCTTCCTGGACAACATCCATGTGGTTAATGTTTACATAAGCAGGATCTTTGATTTTTCCCGCCAAGATGCAAACAACATTAAAACGATCGGGTGTAATGGCATCTTGAATAACTGTAAGGCCAGTCTGGTAAGTTAGCCAATAGGTGATAAAGTTACCAATATGCTTTTCATGAGTTCCCGGATTGGTACTTTTTATAGAAATCAGTTGTGCGGTGAGTTGCAGCACTTCGTCGTCGTAATCAAATAACATCATTAACCTTCTTTACAATGTAATAATAAAAGTTTACCACATCTTGCATTATGCTGCATTAGTAAAATAAAGAAAACCATTTTTGTTAAGTTTAAATTCAAAAAATAGCGATAATAGGCAATAGCGAAAGTGCTGTGAGCTTTGGACCCAGTTTCGCACGAAACAATTTCTACGCGGTATGGCGGACAGTTCGCCTACACGTTACAAAATTGTTTGTGAAAACTGAACACAAAGCCACGGTTGTTCGACGTTTGTGCGATTCGCAAGTGCTTAATAATGGCGATGAAGAAGAAAGGAGAATGATGGATGACATTTAGCAAGAAAAAAACCGGCGGACTTATTTTAGCCGCCGGAAGTGGATCAGATAACGAATTCGAACCCTTAGTTAAAATTGGGAATATCAGTGTTTTAGCGCGTATTTATAAAACCTTTAAGAAAGCCCAAATTGACCCGATTGTTGTTGTAACCGGGGAACTGGTTGAAGAAGTGGAAAGTGAACTGCCACCGGGTTTCGTCATTTTTTTACATAATGACAATTATCAAAATTCGGAAATGTTTGATTCGGTGAAAATTGGTCTTGATTATCTGAAGGATAAGTGTGAGCAAGTGATATTAACCCCGGGCGATATCCCGATGTTTACCAAGGGTACAATCGAGCAACTGATCCAGTCTCAGGCGGCGATTGTTTCGCCCGTTTACCACGGAAAACCCGGACATCCAATTTTGATTAATTCGCGTTATATCAATAAAATATTGTCATATACCGGAGCTGGGGGGCTCAATAAAGCGATTTTGAGTTTGAATCAAAAACAAACCTGGATTAATGTGGCGGATGAAGGTATTCTTTATGATGGAAACGATAAAGCAGATTTAAGTCGGCTTGTTAGTGGGCATAATCAACAGATCGATCACGTCGATATTACCATTCGTTTAAGCAAAGAAAAGATATATTTTGATGTTCGGACAAAAATGCTGTTGCTTTTAATTTCAGAAACAGAGTCAGTTAAAAAAGCTTGTGAGAAAATGGGCATTTCAAATAGTACCGCCTGGAGTATGATTAACCAGGTTGAAACAGCTCTTGGTCACACCATTGTGCAAAGACGTCATGGGGGCAGTTTTGGTGGTAAATCTTCGATAACCGATGAAGGCTTGTTATTCCTGGAAAAATATGATTGGTTGGTGGAGAGTGTCAGAAAATTTGCCAATGATGAATACGAACGGATTTATCATCCGCAATCAAATCAAAAAGATTGAACTGAAGCAAGTTTTATTTGGAATAACTTGCTAGTAAAGGGATGAGCCTTTATAATTCAGGGAGATGATAAATTATTATTAATTCCTGATAATAAGTTGATCAGTAACCGAATGACGAGGGGGAGGCCCAAGATGTTTAAAGTTAATATTAATGAAATCGAATATATGAGCGAAAAAGATAAAAAATTATTGCCTTATCTGCGAGATGATCTGCGGCTCACATCCGTAAAAGATGGCTGCAGCGAGGGTGCTTGCGGCACCTGCATGGTTTTGATAGACGGTCAAGCAACCAGAGCATGTACCCAAAAACTGTCAAAGCTCGAAGGGAAAAAAATCATCACGATTGAAGGTTTGCGACCGGAAGAAATGGCAGTTTACGAACATTGTTTTGCTGAAGCCGGGGCAGTTCAATGTGGCTTTTGTATTCCGGGAATGGTTATTGCCGCAAAAGCCTTACTGGATGTCAATCTCAAACCCTCCAAAGCGGAAGTAAAATATGCGATTCGCAATAATATTTGCCGTTGTACCGGTTACGTTAAAATTGAACAAGCGATTTTGATGGCTGCCGATTTTTTTAGAGAACAGAAAGCCATTCCCGAAGCCGCGACGGCGGCTAGAATCAATACCCGCTTTAAACGCGTTGATGCGATTGAAAAAACGAATGGAACCGGTATTTATGTCGATGATATTGTGGTTCCGGGAATGCTATATGCAAAATGCCTGCGGTCAAAATATCCACGGGCAAGAGTGAATAAAATCGATTTAAGTAAAGCATTGGAACATCCTGATTGTGTCAGAATTCTTACCGAAAAAGATGTACCGACCAAAAAAATTGGACATCTTGCTCAGGATTGGGATGTGATGATTGCTGAAGGAGGGACGACCCGTTATGTCGGGGATGCCTTGGCACTGGTAGCAACCAATAACAAAGAGACACTGGATGAAGTGATTGCTCTGATTGAAGTTGATTATACCGAGCTCAAACCAGTTACCTCGCCGACCGATGGTCTGGCCGCTGATGCCCCCTTGGTGCATTCTACCGGGAATGTTTTTAGAAAAGAAATCCTCAATTTTGGAAATGCCGATGCCGCCATTAAAGAATCTAAATATGTGATCACAAAAAAATATCATACCCCTTTTCAGGAACATGGCTTTATGGAACCGGAATGTGCCATCGCGATACCGGAGGGTGAGGACGGGTTACGGTTATATACCAGTTCACAATCAATTTATGATGAACAACGGGAGATCTCAAATATGCTCCAAATTCCGAAAGAAAAGGTTCATTGCCAGGCTCAACTTGTGGGCGGAGGGTTTGGTGGTAAGGAAGATATGACCGTTCAACATCATGCGGCTTTAATGGCCTGGTATACCAAAAAGCCGGTTAAAGTAAAATTTTCCCGACAGGAAAGCCTGAATTATCACACCAAACGGCATCCCATGGATATTGAAATGACAACCGCTTGCGATGAAAATGGCAAACTCACGGCCTGTAAAGCGGTACTGATTGCCGATACCGGGGCCTATGGTTCATTGGGCGGACCGGTTCTGCAACGTGCCTGTACTCACGCCGCAGGCCCATACAACTACCAGAATCTTGATATTATTGGGATGTCGGTGTACACCAACAATTGTGTTGCTGGAGCCTTCCGGGGATTTGGGGTAACCCAAAGTTGTTTTGCTACGGAAAATAATATCAACCTATTGGCTGAAATGGTCGGTATGTCGGCTTGGGAATTCCGCTATCAAAATGCTATTCGGCCGGGGCAGGTCCTGCCAAACGGACAACTTGCCGATGAAAGCGTGGCCATGGTCGAATGTCTTGAAGCCGTGAAATCGGCTTATGAATCCAGCCCGTATGCCGGGATCGCAATCGGCTTTAAAAATAGCGGGACCGGAGTAGGACTAAACGATACCGGTCGCTGTATGCTTTCAATTGAGGCTGGCAAAGTTCATATTCGCACTTCGGCTGCTTGTATGGGGCAAGGGATTGCCACGATGTGTACACAGATGTTGTGTGAAACAACCGGTCTTGATCCGGCACTGGTTTTGGTTGAACAACCGGATACCATTCGCACCCCTGATTCCGGAACCAGTACGGCTTCGAGACAAACGGTTATTACCGGCGAAGCAACTCATCGGGCTGCAGAAAAATTACAACTTGAACTGGCCCAGGGAAAAACATTGACAGAACTTGAAGGCCGGGAATTTTTTGGTGAATTTTCGCCAATAACTGATCCAATGGGTTCAAAAAAAGATAACCCTGTCAGTCATGTCAGCTATAGTTATGGGGCCCAGGTAGTCATTATTAATGAAGAAGGCCGAGTTGAAAAAGTGGTGGCGGCCTATGATATTGGAACACCTGTGAATATTCAGTCAGCCGAAGGTCAGATTGAAGGTGGTATTGTGATGGGCTTGGGTTATGGATTAACTGAAGATTTTCAGGTGATTGATGGTTATCCTCAAACTAAATTAGGGACATTGGGGTTAATGCGGTCAACCGAGGCACCAGAGCTGTCGGTCGAACTGGTTCAAGCCAAAGGGAAAACACCTTATGCGTTTGGCGCCAAAGGTGTTGGTGAACTTTGTTTGATTCCAACAGCACCCGCCTGTTCTCATGCTTATTATCGTTTAGACGGTAAACTTAGAACCTCTTTACCACTCCAAGATACCTATTACAAAAAAAGAAAAAGTAATTCTGGTCTAATTTGAAATAAAACATACAAAACCCGTATCGACAATGACCTAAGAGTCACATTGATTAAGCATTGTCGGTACGGAAAATTTATTTTGTCGACGGTCTGGGGTACCTATTAGGTGCTCTTTTTTTTGCAAAATAGTGAGCTATTCAAGAAAAGTGGTTTAGAAAAGTTGACATAAATGAGGGGTAGGTATACAATAATGATGCAAATGATTTGTATTTGCATCATTATTGTGTGAAAGAGGTATAATTTATGAAAAGAATTGTTTCTGTTATGATGATTGGATTGATACTGACAGTCGGTGTGATGTTATCAGCAACGGCGTGTAGCAGTGATGCTAAAGTTCAATCGAATGGTGATAATAAAAAGACTGTTATCGCAGTGACGATTGTGCCGGAACAAACTTTTGTAGAAGCAGTTTGTGGTGACTTAGCAGAGGTTGTTACATTGGTTCCGCCTGGAAATAGTCCGGAAAATTATGAACCAACTCCCCAGGAGATGGAGAAATTCAGTCAGGCCTCACTTTATTTTACGATTGGGGTACCAACAGAAGAAGCTAATATTCTGCCCAATGTCGGGGATTTAAAAGTGGTTTCATTACAAGATGCAGTTAAAGCAGTTTATCCGGAACGATTGTTTGAATCCGGAGAACGGGATCCTCACATCTGGCTTTCGCCAAAACGCGTCGAAGTGATGGTTAAAACCATTGCTCAGGAGATGAGCACCTTAGACCCGGATAATCAAGCGACTTATGAAAAAAATGCCGAAGCTTATATTGCCCAGCTAAACGAGTTAGACCAGAACATTAAAACGGTATTAGCACCGGTCCAGAATAAAAAGTTTATTGTGTATCATCCTGCGTTTGGTTATTTAGCGGATGATTATGGGCTTAAGATGATTGCGTTAGAAGAAGAAGGAAAAGAAGCAACTCCGCAGCAATTGCAGAGTATCATCGATCTGGCGAAAGCTGATAACATCAAAGCAATTTTTTATCAGGAAGAAATCGACAGCAGTCAGTCCCAGGCATTTGCCGAAGAATTGGGGGGAAAAACGATTCAGTTGGCACCTTTAGCAGCAAATTATATTGAAAATTTACAGAACATGGCGAATACAATGGCAGAGGTTATGAAATGAGAAAAAAGGTCGTGGCAGTCGATCATTTATCAGTTTACTACGGCGAGACTCCGGCAATTGAAGGGGTCTCGCTGGATGTATATGAAGGAGAATATTGGGGTATTATTGGTCCTAACGGCGGAGGCAAAACAACCCTGTTAAAATCATTGTTGGGAATTATTTCACCGGCCGAAGGATCGGTGAAAATTTATGGGGAATCAATTGCCAAAAATAGAACCTTGTTAGGTTATGTGCCGCAAGTTGCTTCATTGAATAAAGCGTTTCCGATGACGGTGCTTGAAGTCGTCTTAAGCGGGCGTATTCAACCCCAGCTGCAGCCATTTTTTCGTTATTCAAAAGCCGATAAAAAAATG
This is a stretch of genomic DNA from Acetobacterium woodii DSM 1030. It encodes these proteins:
- a CDS encoding helix-turn-helix transcriptional regulator; protein product: MTRVSKDLKRYIPFVDFLGKTLGENYEVFLYDLKGPEHPIVAIANGHLSGRKVGFLMKDVMIKMLKKEQKNNEDADDYLIRHDAIGRDGRRFKSSTKLIRNDFGEPIGALCVNFNLEPMIATQEFFESIGAETTNLRNLDVNKVIFAGEVFSDGNAGSLESIYEHFIDKNPNIQLNKAHDRQKIVSAMYKEGFFQLRGAVSFCAEKFEISEPSVYRYIARAKSEQDELENNE
- the dpaL gene encoding diaminopropionate ammonia-lyase; this encodes MKDGFYITDIPKVKDGANVKAFLSVEKGRSVIDYHRSFPAYQETPLAELKELAQKLGLAGFFVKDESYRFGLNAFKVLGGSYSIGRWLAQKLEMKETELTYKKLTDPQTKKQLGDLTFVTATDGNHGRGVAWTARELGQQSVIYMPKGSATERLENIRAEGAEASITDMNYDEAVRLANKMGEDKGWIMVQDTAWEGYQEIPRWIMQGYATMAFEAIEQLGQVVPTHVFLQAGVGSLAGAVSGLLANFYGESKPIITIVEPNKADCIYQTAAAKDGKLHFVTGDMDTIMAGLACGEPNQIGWDVISECDEFAVSCPDWVAAKGMRVLGNAVGNDPKVISGESGAVTAGFVAAVMSRPDLKWLKDELKLDENARVLCFSTEGDTDQEHYRKIVWDGLYPSDREATGNYDK
- a CDS encoding peptidase dimerization domain-containing protein, with amino-acid sequence MNKLTAPDINTALNTDIAPDTDIAPDTDIAPDTGTAPDTDIAPDTGTAPDTDTAPDINILSYEIAIQGLRVHGSTPWLGADAIIAAAETIQLINAHLTVLPNGKPTFTTICGGDSSNVMAENCLFTVTLSESFVSADDAKELLQQALSAGLAEAPGTTGTIKQIDLLKKSSPEK
- a CDS encoding M20 family metallopeptidase, encoding MLFDYDDEVLQLTAQLISIKSTNPGTHEKHIGNFITYWLTYQTGLTVIQDAITPDRFNVVCILAGKIKDPAYVNINHMDVVQEGKGWDTPPFVPIFKEGRLYGRGSADMKSGLAAGMIAFRDTVRYAKDNNILPIRDYIFIASADEEGDHMQGSLQAVNSGYITANSYVLDHEPSGGVIWQAHKGKIFFDLTFTSPTDVSDTIQAMSQAIHNIRLKLKALPLDQCFGPSTVCFGKISSQDASDTVLNNCTLTLDMRLSPPLTPDKAIALIETIITDSEVKYPGINGDYRIITQKPFIETNQNSILFHTLQTVVHEITGQEPQAEVFAGYTDSAVVAALTGNSNTMSYGPKGSTLHVANEWVDCASILEVTAISKRLAKQLVFNPKGKDIHE
- a CDS encoding NTP transferase domain-containing protein; this encodes MTFSKKKTGGLILAAGSGSDNEFEPLVKIGNISVLARIYKTFKKAQIDPIVVVTGELVEEVESELPPGFVIFLHNDNYQNSEMFDSVKIGLDYLKDKCEQVILTPGDIPMFTKGTIEQLIQSQAAIVSPVYHGKPGHPILINSRYINKILSYTGAGGLNKAILSLNQKQTWINVADEGILYDGNDKADLSRLVSGHNQQIDHVDITIRLSKEKIYFDVRTKMLLLLISETESVKKACEKMGISNSTAWSMINQVETALGHTIVQRRHGGSFGGKSSITDEGLLFLEKYDWLVESVRKFANDEYERIYHPQSNQKD
- the xdh gene encoding selenium-dependent xanthine dehydrogenase; translation: MFKVNINEIEYMSEKDKKLLPYLRDDLRLTSVKDGCSEGACGTCMVLIDGQATRACTQKLSKLEGKKIITIEGLRPEEMAVYEHCFAEAGAVQCGFCIPGMVIAAKALLDVNLKPSKAEVKYAIRNNICRCTGYVKIEQAILMAADFFREQKAIPEAATAARINTRFKRVDAIEKTNGTGIYVDDIVVPGMLYAKCLRSKYPRARVNKIDLSKALEHPDCVRILTEKDVPTKKIGHLAQDWDVMIAEGGTTRYVGDALALVATNNKETLDEVIALIEVDYTELKPVTSPTDGLAADAPLVHSTGNVFRKEILNFGNADAAIKESKYVITKKYHTPFQEHGFMEPECAIAIPEGEDGLRLYTSSQSIYDEQREISNMLQIPKEKVHCQAQLVGGGFGGKEDMTVQHHAALMAWYTKKPVKVKFSRQESLNYHTKRHPMDIEMTTACDENGKLTACKAVLIADTGAYGSLGGPVLQRACTHAAGPYNYQNLDIIGMSVYTNNCVAGAFRGFGVTQSCFATENNINLLAEMVGMSAWEFRYQNAIRPGQVLPNGQLADESVAMVECLEAVKSAYESSPYAGIAIGFKNSGTGVGLNDTGRCMLSIEAGKVHIRTSAACMGQGIATMCTQMLCETTGLDPALVLVEQPDTIRTPDSGTSTASRQTVITGEATHRAAEKLQLELAQGKTLTELEGREFFGEFSPITDPMGSKKDNPVSHVSYSYGAQVVIINEEGRVEKVVAAYDIGTPVNIQSAEGQIEGGIVMGLGYGLTEDFQVIDGYPQTKLGTLGLMRSTEAPELSVELVQAKGKTPYAFGAKGVGELCLIPTAPACSHAYYRLDGKLRTSLPLQDTYYKKRKSNSGLI
- a CDS encoding metal ABC transporter solute-binding protein, Zn/Mn family; its protein translation is MKRIVSVMMIGLILTVGVMLSATACSSDAKVQSNGDNKKTVIAVTIVPEQTFVEAVCGDLAEVVTLVPPGNSPENYEPTPQEMEKFSQASLYFTIGVPTEEANILPNVGDLKVVSLQDAVKAVYPERLFESGERDPHIWLSPKRVEVMVKTIAQEMSTLDPDNQATYEKNAEAYIAQLNELDQNIKTVLAPVQNKKFIVYHPAFGYLADDYGLKMIALEEEGKEATPQQLQSIIDLAKADNIKAIFYQEEIDSSQSQAFAEELGGKTIQLAPLAANYIENLQNMANTMAEVMK